The following proteins are encoded in a genomic region of Paenibacillus antri:
- a CDS encoding phage lytic cycle repressor MrpR family protein codes for MYNVNRKLQFLEDVDDEARPTFERVFDKAKEMESEFGKDLADCSLDELIAVFHHVAPEFTRTAIRNKESIEKYIDWCTEQGYRNEPNPLRECDEEWCYQFVTST; via the coding sequence ATGTATAACGTAAACAGAAAGCTGCAGTTCTTGGAGGACGTCGACGACGAAGCGCGGCCGACCTTCGAGCGCGTGTTCGACAAGGCGAAAGAGATGGAGAGCGAATTCGGGAAGGATCTCGCCGATTGCAGCCTTGACGAGCTGATCGCGGTATTCCATCACGTAGCGCCGGAATTCACGAGAACGGCGATTCGGAACAAGGAGAGCATCGAGAAGTACATCGATTGGTGCACGGAACAAGGCTACCGGAACGAGCCCAATCCGCTGCGCGAGTGCGACGAGGAATGGTGTTACCAATTCGTGACGTCGACTTAA
- a CDS encoding MATE family efflux transporter yields MGSSKNKSDSWRSMSLFAISWPIFVESALQMLLRISDTFMLSKVSDDAVAAVGVATQLLLFAVLLFNVISYGASIVISQYLGAGRDREVERLTGAAIGLNALFGIVVSASVVAFSGPLLRMFGLEPALLQEAERFLWIAGGALVVQAVLSAVVAVIQAHGFTRSTMMVTIGMNVLNVCGNYLVIYGPLGFPKLGVPGVALSTVVAQLVGLTVNLYLLRKHIGVKLNVSVLARWNREHVRHVLSVGFPSSVNNLSYSASQLVTTGFIATLGAGMLSTKIYTQNIAFLIIVLVASIGRGGQLIVGRIVGAGEAEEAYRRALRHLGISMGMTLAAVALVALFRIPLLRLFTHDASIVGLGASLLLLGFLLEPGRNFNVIMERSLHAAGDARYSMFSALAVTWLASVPLIYLLGVHWGFGLYGMWFAFIFDEWARGLLLFHRWRSRAWQKKAIVRRSSAVGLTKKAMEA; encoded by the coding sequence ATGGGGTCCAGTAAGAATAAGAGCGACTCTTGGCGGTCGATGTCTCTCTTCGCGATCAGCTGGCCCATCTTCGTCGAATCGGCCTTGCAGATGCTGCTGCGGATTTCCGACACCTTCATGCTGAGCAAGGTGTCCGACGACGCGGTCGCCGCGGTCGGCGTCGCCACGCAATTGTTGCTGTTCGCCGTTCTTCTCTTCAACGTCATCTCCTATGGCGCGTCCATCGTCATCTCGCAATATCTCGGCGCCGGCCGCGATCGCGAAGTGGAGCGGCTGACGGGCGCGGCGATCGGGCTGAACGCCTTGTTCGGCATCGTCGTCAGCGCGTCGGTCGTCGCGTTCAGCGGCCCGTTATTGCGAATGTTCGGGTTGGAGCCCGCGCTGCTTCAAGAGGCGGAGCGGTTTCTATGGATCGCCGGCGGCGCGTTGGTCGTGCAAGCGGTGCTGTCCGCGGTCGTCGCGGTCATCCAAGCGCACGGCTTCACGCGGAGCACGATGATGGTGACGATCGGCATGAACGTCCTGAATGTATGCGGCAATTATCTTGTCATATATGGTCCTCTCGGCTTTCCGAAGTTGGGAGTACCGGGGGTGGCGCTATCGACGGTCGTCGCCCAATTGGTCGGCCTTACGGTGAATTTATATCTATTGCGTAAGCATATCGGCGTGAAGCTGAACGTATCCGTCCTCGCGCGCTGGAATCGGGAGCATGTGCGCCATGTGCTTAGCGTCGGCTTTCCCTCTTCCGTCAACAACCTATCCTACTCCGCGAGCCAGCTCGTCACGACCGGCTTCATCGCGACGTTGGGAGCGGGCATGCTTTCTACGAAAATCTATACCCAGAACATCGCGTTCCTGATCATCGTGTTGGTGGCGTCGATCGGACGCGGGGGGCAATTGATCGTCGGGCGGATCGTCGGCGCCGGCGAAGCGGAAGAAGCGTACCGCCGGGCGTTGCGGCATCTCGGGATCAGCATGGGGATGACGCTGGCGGCCGTGGCGCTGGTCGCCCTATTCCGCATTCCCTTGCTTCGGTTGTTCACCCACGACGCGTCGATCGTCGGCCTGGGCGCTTCCTTGCTCCTGTTGGGCTTTCTGCTGGAGCCGGGACGCAATTTCAACGTTATCATGGAGCGTTCGCTGCATGCCGCCGGCGATGCGCGCTATTCCATGTTCTCCGCCTTGGCGGTGACTTGGTTGGCGAGCGTCCCTCTGATCTACCTGCTCGGCGTGCATTGGGGCTTCGGATTATACGGCATGTGGTTCGCATTCATTTTCGATGAGTGGGCGCGGGGACTTTTGTTATTCCATCGATGGAGAAGCCGCGCATGGCAGAAGAAAGCGATCGTTCGGCGAAGTTCTGCCGTAGGTTTAACTAAAAAAGCTATGGAAGCGTAA
- a CDS encoding AraC family transcriptional regulator, giving the protein MRRFPMMLQLMLILFFVMAVPMGILTWYSDTRILQNAESAIAETSLAGLNASRKLNENALNNLAQDVVRLAATKVFDRIRSFETFEQANANYNNVRNTQMVLQELYNLNHRVDGVYSTFFHLSDSDYVVSTDKGITRLNRYESLDWMEEALAGKRGISGVWYPRKLASGTTVVSYILELNRLSTTTRGTIVVNLKESQIGGYLRSSEPGKHGYFLLESDGTVISHNDKSLLLTDGNAQAFIPDILQGVEREGYAIHEVEGERLIYTWSRSELFRWWIVNVYSMDELMSKTHTLQRSINVITIIIIIVGAALAVFLATWLSKPVRQLVRAVRARGNLGESNRNELVFLDAAFRRMQEEEEELYKLLKAREQDTRSLAIHNLLRGEASKQSAELFPEPYSRVAVVSIDRYRRYVSSTNPETRNYHRYVLISQCESLFPEGIHAGCVYTGDGCFVIVINYGDAELDDRLENVDRALAALREKAGELLGHSVTIGVSGEAETGAEITDKVVEAMEVIKYRLIEGSGRITYWKPEPDGSKKYIYPSNSERRILNFLDTGDLDSIVKELELIRDEIRSVDYISYDNILFIYNQIIGVAIKHIRENHVGASRLFTGRANVYSTIASLDTLDELEDYLVEFFGEMIRHTARSPGEANYGERIIRYLEEHFREEIVFEDMAKEIGISYSYMRKIIFEVTGKSLIDYTNMLRIEEAKRMLLESNRSIAQIAAEVGYANVQSFNRFFRKFEGMPPSGYKALKSGTSPERESL; this is encoded by the coding sequence ATGCGACGATTTCCGATGATGCTGCAGCTGATGTTGATTTTGTTTTTCGTCATGGCCGTCCCGATGGGGATTTTGACGTGGTACAGCGATACGCGGATTTTGCAAAACGCGGAAAGCGCCATCGCGGAAACGTCGTTGGCCGGTCTGAACGCGAGCCGCAAGCTCAACGAGAACGCGCTGAACAACCTCGCTCAGGACGTAGTGCGGCTGGCCGCGACCAAGGTGTTTGACCGCATTCGGAGTTTCGAGACGTTCGAACAGGCGAACGCGAATTACAATAACGTCAGAAATACGCAGATGGTGTTGCAGGAGCTATATAATTTAAATCACAGGGTAGACGGAGTGTACTCCACTTTTTTCCACCTAAGCGACTCGGACTATGTGGTTTCGACGGACAAAGGGATCACGAGGCTGAATCGATATGAATCGCTCGATTGGATGGAGGAAGCGCTCGCCGGCAAGAGAGGGATCAGCGGCGTATGGTATCCGCGCAAGCTGGCTTCGGGGACGACCGTCGTCTCGTATATCCTCGAGCTGAACCGGCTGTCGACGACGACGCGCGGAACGATCGTCGTAAATTTGAAAGAAAGCCAGATCGGAGGGTATCTTCGTTCCTCCGAGCCGGGCAAGCACGGCTATTTCCTTCTGGAATCGGACGGCACCGTCATCTCCCACAATGACAAGAGTCTGCTGCTTACGGACGGGAACGCGCAAGCCTTCATTCCGGACATTCTGCAGGGCGTCGAGCGGGAGGGGTACGCGATCCATGAGGTCGAGGGCGAGCGCTTGATCTATACCTGGTCGCGTTCGGAGTTGTTTCGCTGGTGGATCGTGAACGTCTATTCGATGGATGAGCTGATGAGCAAGACGCACACCTTGCAGCGCAGCATTAACGTGATCACGATCATTATTATCATTGTAGGAGCGGCGCTCGCCGTCTTCCTTGCGACATGGCTGTCCAAGCCGGTACGGCAGCTGGTTCGAGCGGTGCGCGCTCGCGGCAACCTGGGCGAATCGAACAGGAACGAGCTCGTCTTCCTCGATGCGGCTTTCCGGCGGATGCAAGAGGAGGAAGAAGAGCTTTACAAGCTCTTGAAGGCGCGGGAGCAGGATACCCGGAGCCTGGCGATTCATAACCTGCTGCGAGGCGAAGCGTCGAAGCAGTCGGCCGAGCTGTTCCCGGAGCCGTATTCTCGCGTGGCCGTCGTCTCCATCGATCGGTATAGGCGCTACGTGAGCAGTACGAACCCGGAAACCCGGAATTACCATCGCTACGTGCTCATTTCGCAATGCGAAAGCCTGTTCCCGGAAGGGATCCATGCGGGATGCGTCTACACCGGCGACGGCTGCTTCGTCATCGTCATCAACTATGGGGATGCAGAGCTCGACGACCGTTTGGAAAATGTCGATCGAGCGCTCGCCGCGCTCCGCGAGAAAGCGGGGGAGCTGCTCGGCCACTCCGTCACGATCGGGGTCAGCGGCGAAGCCGAGACGGGCGCCGAAATTACCGACAAAGTCGTGGAAGCGATGGAAGTCATTAAATATCGCTTGATCGAAGGCAGCGGACGCATTACGTACTGGAAGCCGGAACCCGACGGCAGTAAGAAGTATATTTATCCGTCGAACAGCGAACGGCGGATTCTGAACTTTCTCGACACGGGGGACCTCGACAGTATCGTTAAGGAACTGGAGCTGATCCGCGACGAGATTCGTTCGGTCGACTATATTTCGTACGATAACATCTTGTTTATTTACAACCAGATCATCGGCGTCGCGATCAAGCATATCAGGGAAAATCATGTCGGCGCATCGCGTCTGTTTACCGGTCGGGCGAACGTCTACTCGACGATCGCCTCCCTCGACACCCTCGACGAGCTCGAGGACTACCTAGTGGAGTTCTTCGGCGAGATGATCCGGCACACGGCGCGCAGTCCCGGCGAGGCGAACTATGGAGAACGAATCATCCGATACCTGGAAGAGCATTTCCGCGAGGAAATCGTATTCGAGGATATGGCCAAAGAAATCGGAATCAGTTACTCCTATATGCGGAAAATTATATTCGAGGTTACGGGCAAGAGCCTGATCGATTATACGAATATGCTGCGGATCGAGGAGGCGAAGCGGATGCTGCTGGAATCGAACCGAAGCATCGCGCAGATCGCCGCGGAAGTCGGTTATGCCAATGTGCAAAGCTTCAACCGGTTCTTCCGCAAATTCGAGGGCATGCCTCCGAGCGGGTACAAAGCCTTGAAATCCGGAACGTCGCCGGAAAGAGAGTCGTTATAG
- a CDS encoding PadR family transcriptional regulator: MRYYDHRAWPPGHPGRKRFDKEEGSQERRHRHGGGSRGGHGGRGEGKRFFERGKFKYALLELLAGEPMHGYQLIKAMEEKTGGLYAPSPGSVYPNLQLLEDMQLIGSSETDGKKLYHITEEGRAVLREKGSAAEERSELGWEDRGRHRPRGGGFGKHHLRGFMKEWSDVIFLMSNAAEAAKTNPSSKQAKEFQALMTEFQERLKKLAEPVPPATPPQDDLANDNGE, translated from the coding sequence ATGAGATATTACGATCACCGAGCTTGGCCTCCGGGACATCCGGGCAGGAAGAGGTTCGATAAGGAGGAAGGTTCCCAAGAACGGAGGCACCGTCACGGCGGCGGTTCAAGGGGCGGTCATGGCGGACGGGGCGAAGGCAAACGCTTCTTCGAGCGGGGGAAGTTTAAATACGCCTTGCTGGAGCTGCTGGCGGGAGAACCGATGCACGGGTACCAGTTGATTAAAGCGATGGAGGAGAAGACGGGCGGGTTGTATGCGCCTAGTCCCGGTTCGGTCTACCCCAACCTGCAACTGCTTGAAGACATGCAGTTGATCGGCTCGAGCGAAACCGACGGGAAGAAGCTTTACCATATTACGGAGGAAGGGCGGGCGGTTCTTCGGGAGAAAGGGAGCGCCGCCGAGGAACGTTCGGAGCTCGGCTGGGAAGACCGCGGGCGGCATCGGCCGCGCGGCGGCGGGTTCGGGAAGCACCACTTGCGCGGCTTTATGAAGGAATGGTCCGACGTCATCTTCCTGATGTCGAACGCGGCGGAAGCGGCGAAGACGAACCCTTCGTCGAAGCAAGCGAAGGAGTTTCAAGCGCTCATGACCGAATTCCAAGAAAGGTTGAAGAAGCTCGCGGAGCCGGTTCCGCCCGCGACGCCGCCGCAGGACGACCTGGCGAATGACAACGGGGAGTGA
- a CDS encoding AraC family transcriptional regulator produces MSSAGFPTIHYAGDITKKPGTGLGPRTIEDYELLYFTSGTKGVYVAEGETVPLDVPCFLVCRPGERHEYVYDRDVASRHLFIHFGFEDAPEAKPALPYLEVGGICRIPSDNELLIGMMKQLIYLSYALPERMSERAGSMLLALLLELNGELAQPMPPEGEAMPQQIVRAIQVMEDHLHEPLKVEAIARRVGWSHEHFSRSFALHTGRTPREMLLQLRIERACQLLMDEGRSIKQVAFEVGFADENYFSRMFKEVKGTTATAYRKRYANPLYRDLAPIHAVDSRYPINRVFLVNGGTKS; encoded by the coding sequence GTGAGCTCGGCCGGATTCCCTACGATTCATTACGCCGGGGACATTACGAAGAAGCCCGGAACGGGACTCGGTCCCCGGACCATCGAGGACTACGAGCTGTTGTACTTTACTTCCGGGACCAAGGGCGTCTATGTTGCGGAAGGCGAGACGGTTCCGTTAGACGTTCCCTGCTTTCTTGTGTGCCGCCCGGGAGAGCGCCACGAGTATGTTTACGATCGCGACGTCGCCTCAAGGCATTTGTTTATTCATTTCGGCTTCGAGGACGCTCCGGAAGCGAAGCCTGCGCTCCCTTACCTGGAAGTCGGGGGGATTTGCCGCATTCCTTCGGATAATGAACTGCTCATCGGGATGATGAAGCAGCTGATTTACTTGTCGTACGCGCTGCCGGAGCGGATGAGCGAGCGGGCGGGCTCGATGCTGCTCGCGCTGCTCCTCGAATTGAACGGTGAGCTCGCGCAACCTATGCCGCCGGAAGGGGAAGCGATGCCGCAGCAAATCGTGCGGGCGATCCAGGTCATGGAGGACCATCTGCACGAGCCGCTGAAGGTGGAGGCGATCGCTCGCAGGGTCGGTTGGTCGCATGAACATTTCTCGAGAAGCTTCGCGCTGCATACGGGGCGCACGCCGCGGGAGATGCTGCTGCAGCTTCGCATCGAACGCGCCTGCCAGCTGCTGATGGACGAGGGGCGATCGATCAAGCAGGTGGCCTTCGAGGTGGGCTTCGCGGACGAAAATTATTTCAGCCGCATGTTCAAGGAGGTCAAAGGGACGACGGCCACCGCCTATCGAAAGCGCTATGCGAATCCGCTGTACCGGGATTTAGCGCCGATCCACGCGGTGGATTCTCGATACCCGATCAATCGCGTGTTTTTAGTTAACGGAGGAACGAAATCCTAG
- a CDS encoding antibiotic biosynthesis monooxygenase, translated as MLIQTRTIVVKKGTADLVLERFMQDGPMDTMEGLIDRSVMVNRKKQDDQEEIVVMARWRSVEDWKNWEKSDAHIQGHRQNQGKPKPDHIISVTVNMYEVKAIKEGVSKYK; from the coding sequence ATGTTGATTCAAACGAGAACGATCGTCGTTAAGAAGGGTACGGCGGACTTGGTGCTGGAACGGTTCATGCAAGACGGCCCGATGGATACGATGGAGGGACTTATCGATCGATCCGTAATGGTAAACCGGAAGAAGCAGGACGATCAAGAGGAAATCGTCGTAATGGCGCGATGGAGATCCGTCGAAGACTGGAAAAATTGGGAGAAGAGCGACGCCCATATTCAAGGCCATCGCCAGAATCAAGGGAAACCGAAGCCCGACCACATCATCAGCGTGACCGTGAATATGTATGAAGTGAAGGCGATCAAAGAAGGCGTAAGCAAATATAAATGA
- a CDS encoding sugar phosphate isomerase/epimerase family protein — translation MNTFRTALNASTLFPFRLTLPEQIRVAAEAGYEGIEFWMRDVDAYLEQGGTLTELRRYAGDAGIVFANAIAFWKWADLDERERAGGLELAIREAERLAELGCPSAAAPPFGQVEGSSLERIADCYGELAGRIRPLGVDPLLEFWGRAKALSRLEEAIVVADRSGVADAKLLLDPFHMYTGGSSLEALSRLSGDRIGIVHVNDYPADPPRETIQDRDRVFPGEGVFSGERFASTLHGAGYRGFVSLELFIPDFGGRSALDVAKRGLEAVKRIYGVQ, via the coding sequence ATGAACACGTTTCGCACCGCGCTGAATGCATCGACGTTGTTTCCGTTTCGGCTGACGCTCCCCGAACAAATTCGGGTGGCGGCCGAGGCGGGATATGAAGGAATCGAGTTTTGGATGAGAGATGTCGACGCGTATCTGGAACAAGGCGGGACGCTTACCGAGCTGCGGCGTTACGCCGGGGACGCCGGGATCGTCTTCGCGAACGCGATCGCGTTCTGGAAGTGGGCCGATCTAGACGAGAGGGAGCGGGCCGGCGGGCTGGAGCTTGCGATCCGCGAAGCCGAGCGGCTCGCGGAGCTCGGCTGTCCCTCCGCGGCGGCGCCGCCGTTCGGACAGGTCGAAGGCTCCTCGCTGGAACGGATCGCGGATTGCTACGGCGAGCTCGCCGGACGCATCCGACCGCTGGGCGTCGATCCGCTGCTTGAATTTTGGGGGCGGGCCAAAGCGCTCTCTCGATTGGAGGAAGCGATCGTCGTCGCCGACCGAAGCGGCGTCGCCGATGCGAAGCTGCTCCTTGACCCGTTCCATATGTATACGGGGGGGAGCTCCCTCGAGGCATTGTCCCGCCTGAGCGGCGACCGAATCGGGATCGTGCATGTCAACGATTACCCGGCCGATCCGCCGAGGGAGACGATTCAGGATCGAGATCGGGTATTTCCCGGGGAAGGGGTTTTCTCCGGCGAACGGTTCGCTTCGACGCTTCACGGCGCGGGGTACCGCGGATTCGTCTCCTTGGAGCTGTTCATTCCGGATTTCGGCGGCCGTTCCGCGTTGGACGTCGCAAAGCGCGGATTAGAAGCGGTTAAGCGGATTTATGGGGTCCAGTAA
- a CDS encoding oxidoreductase, with product MNRIIRAGLIGFGFAGRTFHAPVITAAEGIELAAVVQRSGDEAAVRYPKSRIYRDVGELYADPTIDLVVVTTPSTEHYRFAKEALLAGKHVVVEKPFTVTSAEADELIALAKGAGLILSVYHNRRWDGDFLTIAKLLEEGALGDIVEAEFCWDRYRPNAGSGWRNVDEPGAGTFYDLGVHFLDQALCLFGRPETIRADLRTTRVGAKAVDAFDVALGYGSGGPAVRLKSSLLVQKPGPRYILHGTRGSFVKFGEDPQEQALKAGGTGLEPGWGQESPEFWGDLHADWGGLRVTGKVETLPGRYAAYYENVAAAIVGTRALQVLPEHARMAVRLIELGMQSDREKRTIRIEEE from the coding sequence ATGAATCGAATCATCCGGGCGGGACTGATCGGCTTCGGCTTCGCCGGCCGCACGTTCCACGCGCCGGTCATCACGGCCGCGGAAGGCATCGAACTGGCGGCCGTCGTGCAGCGCTCCGGCGACGAAGCCGCCGTTCGGTACCCCAAGTCTCGCATCTACCGAGATGTCGGAGAGCTATATGCCGATCCGACGATCGACCTGGTCGTGGTGACGACCCCGAGCACCGAGCATTACCGGTTCGCCAAGGAGGCGCTGCTCGCCGGGAAGCACGTCGTGGTGGAGAAGCCGTTCACCGTCACGTCGGCGGAAGCGGACGAGTTGATCGCGCTCGCGAAGGGAGCCGGCCTGATTCTAAGCGTCTACCATAACCGCCGCTGGGACGGGGATTTCCTCACGATCGCGAAGCTCTTGGAGGAAGGAGCGCTCGGGGACATCGTCGAGGCGGAGTTTTGTTGGGACCGCTATCGCCCGAACGCCGGCAGCGGTTGGCGGAACGTCGACGAACCCGGGGCCGGCACGTTCTACGACCTCGGCGTTCACTTCCTCGATCAAGCGTTATGCTTGTTCGGCCGCCCCGAGACGATCCGCGCGGATTTACGCACGACTCGGGTAGGAGCCAAGGCGGTGGATGCGTTCGACGTGGCGCTTGGGTACGGCTCGGGCGGGCCGGCGGTGCGGTTGAAGTCGTCCTTGCTCGTGCAGAAGCCCGGTCCGCGATATATTCTGCACGGAACGAGAGGATCGTTCGTGAAATTCGGGGAAGATCCGCAAGAGCAAGCGCTCAAGGCCGGCGGCACCGGTCTGGAGCCCGGCTGGGGGCAAGAGTCTCCCGAGTTTTGGGGGGACCTCCATGCCGACTGGGGCGGCTTGCGCGTGACCGGTAAGGTGGAGACGTTGCCCGGGCGGTATGCAGCTTATTACGAGAACGTCGCCGCCGCGATCGTCGGAACCCGGGCGCTGCAGGTGCTGCCGGAGCATGCTCGCATGGCCGTACGGCTGATCGAATTGGGCATGCAGAGCGATCGGGAGAAGCGGACGATTAGGATAGAGGAGGAATAA
- a CDS encoding DMT family transporter: protein MGYIVVLGAVVIWGLSYIVMKAATTDYPQLLFQFWRYAAVTAIFAAAFHRTLRLIPAHVWKIGLLRLGLANFVLGIFSIYAVQHTTPTRVVVINGLIIGVVPLLRWIHERIKPARHEGWAIGIALFAIALLFEPQDRFVQLGDVLAFVGMIGYAYSIVLTNRLLATDRASVMQVSFLGVAGCAAYFTVAAVIYVWFSPGGLEIGALLTQPKTIAGIAYMILFVSLAANLLQVIGQRRLPPVTVSILFCLEPAVTAALDYSLLGNPPSVRVTLCGIVLIGATVVAALQNGRRGVAKERQDLGI from the coding sequence ATCGGATACATTGTTGTATTGGGAGCGGTGGTGATCTGGGGGCTGTCTTACATCGTGATGAAGGCGGCGACTACGGATTACCCCCAACTGCTCTTCCAGTTTTGGCGGTACGCGGCCGTGACGGCGATCTTTGCGGCCGCTTTTCATCGAACCCTCAGGCTCATCCCTGCGCACGTATGGAAGATCGGGCTTCTTCGGCTCGGGCTCGCGAACTTCGTGCTGGGCATCTTCTCGATCTACGCAGTGCAGCATACGACGCCGACGCGAGTCGTCGTCATCAACGGCCTGATTATCGGAGTTGTTCCGTTGCTGCGATGGATTCATGAACGAATCAAGCCGGCTAGGCACGAGGGATGGGCGATCGGCATCGCCCTGTTCGCGATCGCGCTGCTGTTCGAGCCGCAAGATCGCTTCGTTCAATTGGGGGACGTTCTGGCGTTCGTGGGCATGATCGGCTACGCCTATTCCATCGTGCTTACGAATCGTCTGTTGGCGACCGATCGGGCGTCGGTGATGCAGGTATCGTTCCTGGGCGTTGCGGGCTGCGCCGCTTATTTCACCGTCGCGGCAGTCATCTATGTTTGGTTCAGCCCTGGCGGCTTGGAGATCGGCGCGCTGTTGACGCAACCGAAGACGATCGCCGGCATCGCCTATATGATCTTGTTCGTGTCGTTGGCTGCGAACCTGCTGCAGGTAATCGGGCAGCGGCGTCTACCGCCGGTGACCGTGTCCATCCTGTTCTGCCTAGAGCCCGCCGTGACGGCCGCGCTCGATTATTCGCTGCTAGGCAACCCGCCATCCGTGCGAGTGACGCTGTGCGGGATCGTACTCATCGGCGCCACGGTCGTCGCAGCGCTGCAGAACGGGCGAAGGGGCGTCGCGAAGGAAAGGCAAGATCTTGGGATCTAA
- a CDS encoding catalase encodes MAENKDGTAATGQDVERETLTTRQGHPVMDNQNIRTVGNRGPATLENYHFIEKISHFDREEVPERVVHARGSGAFGYFETYGKVGDEPVEKYTRAKVFSGAGKRTPLMVRFSTVAGAKDSPETARDPRGFAVKMYTEDGNWDLVGNNLKIFFIRDAMKFPDMIHAFKADPASNVPNPQRMFDFVSRTPEATHMITFLFSPWGIPATYRHMQGSGVNTYKWVNDKGEAVLVKYHWEPKQGIRNLTQEEANAIQATNVGHATQDLYEAIERGDYPEWELYVQIMEDGYHPELDFDPLDDTKLWPEDRFPWRSVGRMVLDRNPVDFHAEIEQAAFGTGVLVDGMDFSDDKMLQGRTFSYSDTQRYRVGANYLKLPVNAPKVPVRTNQHRGQMDFRDPTESGESPHINYEPSMIGGFQEADKQDRPPHNPRYDAAVMSAPIDRPNDYGQAGHTYRSLQDWERDELINNLSEALAVCDPRIQEAMIGHFSQADEEYGRRVREGIQKKTKELQQMKLEVKVPGREAGISKYGQGTMAANQAAKEAVKKSREADPY; translated from the coding sequence ATGGCGGAGAACAAGGACGGGACTGCCGCAACCGGACAAGACGTGGAACGCGAGACGCTGACGACTCGCCAGGGTCACCCCGTGATGGATAACCAAAATATCCGCACGGTAGGAAATCGCGGACCGGCCACGCTGGAAAATTACCATTTCATCGAGAAAATTTCCCACTTCGATCGCGAAGAAGTGCCGGAGCGCGTCGTGCATGCGCGAGGATCCGGGGCGTTCGGATACTTCGAAACGTACGGGAAAGTCGGCGACGAGCCTGTAGAAAAGTATACTCGGGCGAAAGTGTTCTCGGGCGCCGGGAAGCGGACGCCGTTGATGGTTCGCTTTTCCACCGTGGCGGGAGCGAAAGATTCTCCGGAAACCGCCAGGGACCCGCGCGGGTTCGCGGTCAAGATGTATACGGAGGACGGGAATTGGGATCTGGTCGGGAACAACCTGAAAATCTTCTTTATCCGCGATGCGATGAAGTTCCCTGATATGATTCACGCGTTCAAAGCGGACCCGGCATCGAACGTGCCGAACCCGCAGCGGATGTTCGACTTCGTCTCCCGTACGCCCGAGGCTACGCACATGATTACGTTCCTATTTTCCCCTTGGGGCATACCTGCGACATACCGCCATATGCAAGGTTCGGGCGTCAACACGTACAAGTGGGTCAACGACAAGGGCGAGGCCGTGCTGGTGAAGTATCATTGGGAGCCGAAGCAAGGGATTCGGAACTTAACGCAAGAAGAGGCGAACGCCATCCAGGCGACGAACGTCGGTCATGCGACGCAAGATTTATATGAAGCGATCGAGCGCGGCGATTATCCGGAGTGGGAGCTCTACGTGCAGATCATGGAGGACGGCTACCATCCGGAGTTGGATTTCGATCCGCTCGACGATACGAAGCTATGGCCGGAGGATCGATTCCCGTGGCGGTCGGTGGGTCGCATGGTTCTGGATCGCAATCCCGTGGATTTCCATGCGGAGATCGAGCAAGCCGCCTTCGGTACGGGGGTTCTTGTCGACGGCATGGATTTCTCGGACGATAAAATGCTGCAAGGCCGCACGTTCTCTTACTCGGATACGCAGCGCTATCGCGTGGGCGCGAATTATTTGAAGCTGCCCGTGAATGCGCCGAAGGTGCCCGTTCGCACGAACCAGCATCGCGGACAGATGGATTTCCGCGATCCGACGGAGTCCGGGGAAAGCCCGCATATTAACTATGAGCCGTCCATGATCGGAGGCTTTCAGGAAGCGGACAAGCAAGATCGTCCGCCGCACAACCCGAGGTACGATGCGGCGGTCATGAGCGCGCCGATCGATCGCCCGAACGATTACGGTCAAGCGGGCCACACCTATCGGAGCTTGCAGGATTGGGAGCGCGACGAATTGATCAATAACCTGTCCGAAGCGCTGGCGGTATGCGATCCGCGCATTCAAGAAGCGATGATCGGGCATTTCTCGCAAGCGGACGAAGAGTACGGCCGGCGCGTGAGGGAAGGCATCCAAAAGAAAACGAAAGAATTGCAACAGATGAAATTGGAAGTGAAGGTGCCGGGCCGCGAAGCGGGCATCTCGAAATACGGTCAAGGGACGATGGCGGCGAATCAAGCGGCGAAAGAGGCCGTGAAGAAAAGCCGCGAAGCCGATCCGTATTAA